In Marivirga salinae, a single window of DNA contains:
- a CDS encoding gliding motility-associated C-terminal domain-containing protein: MKKTFLIILFTFISLYGSYGTHIRAGEITAKRLGCSGLTFEFTLTAYRDTGSDILFGNGEFDFGDGETIMLNPDGFSRKEIIDDEIELVEFKIEHTYSSNGDYTVSYVEDFRNVGIINMSNSGSVSFYVETTIRIDPFFGCNNTPIFLIPPVDKGAVGVLFYHNPGAYDANGDSIAFKMVTPQSRQGVDVPNFRSPEIAAGGQNSQQTGPATLTLDEVLGDLIWDAPGLKGEFNVAFIAEEWRKIAGEWQFLGSVTRDMQIIVDETENDPPEIEVPLDTCIEAGTLLEATIIATDPNPESLVKIEGFGGPFILDPPATLSPDPAVFGESPTQASFSWQTDCSHIREDPYLVRFKATDNGPGLRLTAFETWSVTVVPPSPKDVVAESKPQRSIEISWEEYDCGDAEVVQVYRRVDSFEFEPENCEIGIPENGGYELIGAVPVNQNSFLDNNAGRGLDFGATYCYRLVAVFELPKGGVSYASEEVCQKIDATGPIITNVTVDETDTKNGKITLSWLPPFEIDIAQYPPPYQYRILRSSGEAFEDIGTVEDDTTFTDSGINTLENTYSYQLELYLASDQVSNENLIEISGKASSVRLSSVGLFESIELNWSADVPWSNTNQDHPYHYIYRNKVNTNPDQLVLIDSVEVTQQGFNYLDSGQVNGQNLSNMEEYCYYVTTSGGYGNEDIFEPLLNDSQILCAMPDDQIDPCPPFDVGFQIDSPDRCLEFLSDKDCEFNQFQNELYWESDLSDSCDSEISYYEVFFKNEIESEFELIGTTRDTFFIHDDLLEFAGCYTIRAVDQSENRSEFSETFCKENCPNIEFPNVFTPNDDGKNDFFTPFFQKPNEPGSIPLDKCPRFLEKIVFNVYNRYGKQVYTYESGGENGLYINWDGTNFNGEPLPSATYFFEAIVTFDMLRPENRQKRYKGYVQIIR; encoded by the coding sequence GTGAAAAAAACATTCCTCATTATATTATTTACATTTATTAGTTTATATGGCTCATATGGAACTCATATCAGAGCTGGGGAAATTACTGCAAAAAGATTAGGGTGTAGTGGCCTTACTTTTGAATTCACCTTAACTGCCTATCGAGATACAGGTTCGGATATTCTTTTTGGAAATGGAGAATTCGATTTTGGCGATGGAGAAACTATCATGCTGAACCCTGATGGATTCAGCAGAAAAGAAATTATTGATGATGAAATTGAATTAGTAGAATTTAAAATCGAGCATACTTATTCCTCCAATGGTGATTATACTGTATCTTATGTAGAAGATTTTAGGAATGTCGGAATTATTAATATGAGTAATTCCGGTTCTGTTTCATTTTATGTAGAAACGACTATTCGAATTGATCCATTCTTTGGCTGTAATAACACACCTATCTTTTTAATTCCTCCTGTGGATAAAGGAGCAGTTGGTGTTCTTTTCTACCACAATCCAGGAGCATATGATGCAAATGGAGATAGTATTGCTTTTAAAATGGTGACTCCGCAAAGTAGACAAGGCGTTGATGTCCCTAATTTTAGATCACCAGAGATAGCAGCAGGAGGACAAAACAGCCAACAAACTGGACCTGCAACTTTAACATTAGATGAGGTTTTAGGTGATTTAATCTGGGATGCACCAGGATTAAAAGGTGAATTTAATGTAGCATTTATAGCAGAGGAATGGAGAAAAATTGCTGGTGAATGGCAATTTTTAGGAAGTGTTACACGTGACATGCAAATTATTGTAGATGAAACAGAAAATGATCCACCTGAAATTGAAGTCCCATTAGATACCTGTATTGAGGCTGGCACTTTGCTAGAAGCCACCATTATAGCTACTGATCCAAACCCTGAATCTTTAGTGAAGATTGAAGGTTTTGGTGGACCTTTCATTTTGGATCCTCCAGCAACTCTTTCCCCTGATCCTGCAGTTTTTGGAGAGTCACCTACTCAAGCTTCCTTTTCTTGGCAAACTGATTGTTCTCACATAAGAGAAGACCCCTATTTAGTTCGATTTAAAGCTACGGATAATGGCCCTGGTTTGCGGTTAACTGCTTTTGAAACTTGGAGTGTAACCGTAGTCCCCCCTTCACCAAAAGATGTAGTAGCCGAAAGCAAGCCTCAACGTTCCATTGAAATCAGTTGGGAAGAATATGATTGTGGCGATGCAGAAGTGGTTCAAGTTTATAGAAGAGTAGATAGTTTCGAATTTGAACCAGAAAACTGTGAAATTGGAATTCCTGAAAACGGAGGTTATGAATTAATAGGTGCAGTTCCAGTAAATCAAAATTCATTTTTAGACAATAATGCAGGGCGTGGGCTAGATTTTGGAGCTACATATTGTTATAGGTTAGTAGCTGTTTTTGAACTTCCTAAAGGTGGGGTTAGCTATGCATCTGAAGAAGTATGTCAGAAAATTGATGCTACTGGTCCTATTATAACCAATGTTACAGTTGATGAAACAGACACAAAAAATGGAAAAATTACATTAAGTTGGTTGCCGCCTTTTGAAATTGATATTGCACAATACCCACCACCTTACCAATATAGAATTTTAAGAAGCTCTGGTGAAGCATTCGAAGATATCGGTACGGTAGAAGATGATACCACTTTTACAGATTCAGGTATAAATACATTAGAAAACACTTACAGCTATCAATTAGAATTGTATTTGGCAAGCGATCAAGTTTCTAATGAAAATCTTATAGAAATATCAGGTAAAGCTTCAAGCGTAAGGCTTTCCTCAGTTGGACTATTTGAATCAATCGAATTAAATTGGTCAGCCGATGTACCTTGGTCCAATACTAATCAAGATCATCCATATCACTATATCTATAGAAATAAAGTAAATACAAATCCTGACCAACTTGTGTTAATCGATTCTGTTGAAGTGACACAACAAGGATTTAATTACTTAGATAGCGGTCAAGTAAATGGACAGAATTTATCCAATATGGAGGAATATTGTTATTATGTAACTACTTCCGGAGGTTATGGAAATGAAGATATATTTGAACCATTACTAAATGACTCTCAAATCTTATGCGCAATGCCAGATGATCAAATTGATCCGTGTCCGCCATTTGATGTAGGTTTCCAAATTGATTCTCCTGATAGATGTCTAGAATTCTTATCAGATAAAGATTGTGAATTCAACCAGTTTCAAAATGAGCTATATTGGGAATCTGATTTATCCGACAGCTGCGACAGTGAAATTAGTTATTATGAAGTGTTCTTTAAAAATGAAATAGAGAGTGAATTTGAGTTAATAGGCACAACTCGGGACACCTTCTTTATTCATGACGATCTTCTTGAATTTGCTGGATGCTACACCATCAGAGCCGTAGACCAATCAGAAAACAGAAGTGAATTTTCTGAAACTTTCTGTAAAGAAAATTGCCCTAACATTGAATTTCCTAATGTCTTCACCCCAAATGATGATGGAAAAAATGATTTTTTCACTCCTTTCTTTCAAAAGCCTAATGAACCAGGTTCAATACCGCTTGACAAATGCCCTAGGTTTTTAGAGAAAATTGTTTTTAATGTTTACAATAGATATGGTAAGCAAGTTTATACTTATGAAAGTGGTGGTGAAAATGGCTTATATATTAACTGGGATGGAACAAATTTCAATGGAGAACCATTACCATCAGCTACCTATTTCTTTGAAGCAATTGTTACTTTTGATATGTTAAGACCTGAAAACAGACAAAAAAGGTATAAAGGATATGTTCAAATCATAAGGTAA
- a CDS encoding succinate dehydrogenase cytochrome b subunit has translation MSWLSDTLTSTIGRKLVMSLTGLFLIIFLVVHLAGNFQLLADDGGVAFNEYAKFMTSNPIIKTASYGLYAFILLHIVMSIALARKNRAARPVGYDKVKGSANSSFSSRNMGILGFIILVFLVIHMRSFWFEMKFGTMPVDEFGNKDLYLIVKEAFSQWWYVALYVVCMIGLAFHLSHGFSSAFQTLGINHKKYTPFIKKLGIVYAILIPAAFASIPLIMFFNS, from the coding sequence ATGAGTTGGCTTTCTGACACTTTAACAAGTACAATCGGTAGGAAATTGGTGATGTCACTTACCGGTTTGTTTTTAATCATTTTTTTGGTTGTCCACTTAGCAGGGAATTTTCAGTTATTAGCAGATGACGGAGGAGTAGCATTTAATGAGTATGCAAAGTTTATGACTTCAAATCCAATTATCAAGACTGCATCTTATGGACTTTATGCATTTATTTTGCTTCATATTGTAATGTCGATTGCTCTGGCGAGAAAAAATAGGGCTGCAAGACCAGTGGGATATGATAAAGTAAAAGGATCTGCAAACAGTTCTTTCTCTTCCAGAAATATGGGGATCCTTGGATTTATCATTTTGGTATTCTTAGTAATTCACATGAGAAGTTTTTGGTTTGAAATGAAATTTGGAACTATGCCGGTAGATGAATTTGGAAACAAAGACTTGTATCTTATAGTTAAGGAGGCATTCTCACAATGGTGGTATGTTGCTTTGTATGTTGTTTGTATGATTGGTTTAGCCTTTCATTTATCACATGGATTTTCTAGTGCGTTTCAAACACTAGGAATAAACCACAAAAAATATACTCCATTCATTAAAAAATTAGGAATCGTTTATGCAATCCTTATTCCGGCTGCATTTGCTAGTATTCCATTAATCATGTTTTTCAATAGTTAA
- a CDS encoding alanine/ornithine racemase family PLP-dependent enzyme, translated as MAFLKLYKDKLKHNFDFLHKLFTENNLDWGAVTKLFCGNELYLKEVINLGFREIHDSRIKNLQKVKEIDSTVKTCYIKPPAKRSIPDIVRYADMSMNTEYYTLKLLSDEAVRQNKTHKVIIMVETGDLREGVMGDHLIDFYAKVFELPNIQIEGIGTNLNCLHGVMPSQDKLIQLSLYKQIIELKFNRKLPLVSGGTSVTIPLIMNKQIPAGVNHFRIGETLYFGANLFDETTIEGMHDDCLELFTEIIEITEKPKVPMGEMAANPQGEITEIDESLYGETSYRAILDIGVLDIDPKYLILEGYDFEIVGSSSDMIVIDLGDNPEKRKVGDLINFKVKYMGALGILNSNYIEKTVE; from the coding sequence ATGGCATTTTTAAAATTATATAAAGATAAGTTAAAACATAACTTTGATTTTTTACATAAACTTTTTACTGAGAATAATCTAGATTGGGGAGCTGTAACAAAGCTTTTTTGTGGCAACGAACTCTATCTAAAAGAGGTTATCAATTTAGGATTTAGGGAAATCCATGATTCTAGGATCAAAAATCTTCAAAAAGTGAAGGAAATTGATTCTACAGTAAAAACCTGTTACATCAAACCACCTGCAAAAAGAAGTATACCTGATATCGTGCGCTACGCAGATATGAGTATGAATACGGAATATTACACCTTAAAATTACTTTCTGATGAGGCGGTGAGGCAAAATAAAACTCATAAAGTCATCATTATGGTAGAAACCGGTGATTTACGAGAAGGAGTAATGGGAGATCATTTGATTGATTTTTATGCAAAAGTTTTTGAGTTGCCTAATATTCAAATTGAAGGAATAGGTACGAATTTGAACTGCTTGCATGGAGTAATGCCTTCTCAAGATAAACTTATTCAGTTAAGTCTATACAAACAGATTATAGAATTAAAATTTAATAGAAAATTACCTTTGGTTTCGGGTGGAACTTCTGTGACTATTCCATTAATCATGAATAAGCAAATTCCCGCTGGAGTTAATCATTTTAGAATTGGTGAAACACTCTATTTTGGAGCAAACCTTTTTGATGAAACCACTATAGAAGGAATGCACGATGATTGTTTGGAGCTTTTTACTGAAATTATTGAAATTACTGAAAAGCCGAAAGTACCAATGGGTGAAATGGCAGCAAACCCACAAGGAGAAATTACCGAGATTGATGAATCTTTATATGGTGAAACTAGTTACAGGGCTATATTAGATATTGGGGTTTTGGATATTGATCCAAAATATTTGATTTTGGAAGGTTATGATTTTGAAATTGTAGGCTCAAGTTCCGATATGATAGTGATTGATTTAGGAGACAATCCTGAAAAGCGTAAAGTGGGGGATTTGATTAACTTTAAGGTGAAATATATGGGAGCTTTGGGTATATTGAACTCTAATTATATTGAAAAGACAGTAGAATAA
- a CDS encoding fumarate reductase/succinate dehydrogenase flavoprotein subunit: MNLESKIPEGPLAEKWTNHKFNVKLVNPANKRKYDVIVVGTGLAGASASASLAELGYNVKAFCFQDSPRRAHSIAAQGGINAAKNYQNDGDSVYRLFYDTIKGGDYRSREANVYRLAEVSVNIIDQCVAQGVPFAREYGGLLANRSFGGAQVSRTFYARGQTGQQLLLGAYSALSRQVANGKVELFPRTEMLDLVMVDGKARGIVTRNLVTGKIESHSAHAVVLASGGYGNVFYLSTNAMGSNVTAAWRAHKKGALMANPCYTQIHPTCIPVSGDHQSKLTLMSESLRNDGRVWVPKTKELAEKIRNKEIHPNDLSEDERDYYLETKYPAFGNLVPRDVASRNAKYVCDEGRGVNSSGKAVYLDFRDAINRDGEDTIAGKYGNLFDMYRQITGSNPYKEPMMIYPAVHYTMGGLWVDYNLKTNVDGLYATGESNFSDHGANRLGASALMQGLADGYFVLPYTIGNYLAGEKYEKIGTDHEAFKEAEKSVKENIDKLLSIKGTKSVDQYHKELGKVMWDYCGMSRTAEGLKKAKDLVRELRADFWKNVKVLGTNEEFNSSLEKASRVADFLEQGELMIDDALHREESCGGHFREEHQTPEGEAKRNDEDFAYVAAWEYTGPEQPEKLHKEQLIFENVKLTQRSYK, from the coding sequence ATGAATTTAGAATCAAAAATACCTGAAGGTCCATTAGCAGAGAAATGGACGAATCATAAATTTAATGTGAAGCTGGTGAATCCGGCTAACAAGCGTAAATACGATGTAATCGTAGTGGGGACTGGTTTAGCAGGAGCTTCTGCATCCGCATCTTTGGCCGAACTTGGATATAATGTAAAAGCATTTTGCTTTCAAGATAGTCCAAGAAGAGCACACTCTATCGCTGCTCAAGGTGGGATAAATGCCGCAAAAAACTATCAAAATGACGGGGACAGTGTTTACCGTTTGTTTTATGATACTATTAAAGGTGGAGATTACCGCTCAAGAGAAGCTAATGTTTACAGATTAGCTGAAGTAAGTGTCAATATCATTGACCAATGTGTGGCACAAGGTGTTCCTTTTGCAAGAGAATATGGTGGATTGTTAGCCAACCGTTCTTTTGGTGGAGCACAAGTTTCACGTACATTTTACGCTCGTGGTCAAACTGGCCAGCAATTATTATTAGGTGCATACAGCGCATTGAGCCGTCAAGTGGCGAATGGTAAAGTAGAGCTTTTTCCAAGAACTGAAATGCTAGATCTTGTGATGGTAGATGGAAAAGCTAGAGGTATAGTAACTCGTAATTTAGTAACTGGAAAAATTGAATCTCACAGTGCTCATGCAGTTGTTTTGGCTTCAGGTGGATATGGAAACGTATTCTACTTGTCAACTAACGCAATGGGTTCAAACGTTACAGCTGCCTGGAGAGCGCATAAAAAAGGTGCTTTGATGGCAAATCCTTGCTATACTCAAATTCACCCGACTTGTATTCCAGTTAGTGGTGACCACCAATCTAAACTGACCTTAATGTCAGAATCATTAAGAAATGATGGTCGAGTTTGGGTACCTAAAACAAAAGAATTAGCAGAGAAAATACGAAATAAAGAAATTCATCCTAACGACTTAAGCGAGGATGAAAGAGATTATTACTTAGAAACTAAATATCCAGCATTTGGTAATTTGGTTCCTCGTGATGTAGCTTCTAGAAATGCCAAGTATGTTTGTGATGAAGGTAGAGGAGTAAATTCATCTGGTAAAGCAGTTTATCTTGATTTTAGAGATGCTATTAACAGAGATGGAGAAGATACAATTGCTGGAAAATATGGTAATTTGTTTGATATGTATAGACAAATAACCGGAAGTAATCCTTACAAAGAGCCGATGATGATTTATCCTGCGGTTCATTATACCATGGGCGGTCTTTGGGTTGATTACAATTTGAAAACAAATGTTGACGGATTGTATGCTACTGGAGAATCAAACTTCTCGGATCACGGAGCAAATAGATTAGGAGCAAGTGCATTGATGCAAGGTTTGGCAGATGGATACTTTGTTCTTCCATATACAATAGGAAACTATTTAGCTGGAGAGAAATACGAGAAAATCGGAACTGACCACGAAGCATTCAAAGAAGCGGAGAAATCGGTAAAAGAAAATATCGATAAACTCCTTTCAATTAAAGGAACAAAATCTGTTGACCAATACCACAAGGAATTAGGAAAAGTCATGTGGGATTATTGTGGGATGTCCAGAACTGCTGAAGGGTTGAAAAAAGCTAAAGATTTGGTAAGGGAATTGAGAGCAGACTTCTGGAAGAATGTAAAAGTGTTGGGTACTAATGAAGAATTCAACAGTTCTTTGGAAAAGGCTTCAAGGGTAGCAGATTTCTTAGAGCAAGGTGAATTGATGATAGATGATGCTTTACACAGAGAAGAATCATGTGGAGGTCACTTCCGAGAGGAGCATCAAACGCCAGAAGGCGAAGCAAAACGAAATGATGAAGATTTTGCTTATGTAGCTGCTTGGGAATATACTGGTCCTGAACAACCGGAAAAGCTTCATAAAGAGCAATTGATATTTGAAAATGTGAAACTGACGCAAAGAAGCTATAAATAA
- a CDS encoding sodium:solute symporter family protein → MHIIDLSIFIVYMLAMLGVGYYFMRSNKGMDDYYVGGRKMTSWHIGLSVVATDVGGGFSIGLGGLGFTIGISGSWMLFTGLIGAWLAAVFLIPVVRGNKAFDKFHTMPQLFAYFFDKKTALLAALISAIGYLGFTSSQILAGAKLASGTFPDLGLNQALIIMGVIAVVYTVMGGIKAVIYTDTIQWILLLSGLIFIGIPLSYNAVGGWSAIKETLDPEMLSLTNISWQDIIYWVVTIIPIWFVGMTLYQRIYASHDVKTAKKAWFIAGVFEWPIMAFMGVALGLLARVAADQGMFAALGPENIAQADPEKGLPMMLATVLPVGLLGLMMSAYFSAILSTADSCLMASSGNFVSDFIKKFTNRFNSDKKELRLSQIVTLLVGAIALLLASAMENVLSLMLYSYAFMVSGLFVPILGGLFWKKSNNNAAFLAMIAGGLTTAVLQANKITFATATKMDELRTFISEARSSLEFNGIELENMTPGQVVESINKMQIIDLPFTEFLFKLPLGLDPNVFGILFSAIIFVTYSLIYPKNK, encoded by the coding sequence ATGCATATTATAGATCTTTCAATTTTTATTGTTTACATGTTGGCTATGTTAGGAGTAGGATACTACTTCATGAGGTCTAACAAAGGTATGGACGATTATTATGTTGGCGGCAGGAAAATGACCAGCTGGCATATAGGATTGAGTGTTGTGGCCACAGATGTAGGAGGAGGTTTTTCTATTGGTTTGGGTGGATTAGGTTTTACAATCGGTATTTCTGGTTCGTGGATGCTTTTTACTGGCTTAATTGGTGCATGGTTAGCAGCCGTTTTTCTTATTCCAGTAGTAAGAGGAAATAAAGCATTTGATAAATTTCACACCATGCCTCAATTATTTGCATATTTTTTTGATAAAAAAACGGCATTACTAGCGGCTTTGATTTCTGCTATTGGATATTTAGGCTTTACAAGTTCGCAAATTTTAGCAGGTGCAAAATTAGCTTCAGGTACTTTTCCTGATTTAGGTTTAAATCAAGCACTCATTATAATGGGTGTAATCGCAGTGGTATACACTGTTATGGGTGGTATTAAAGCTGTTATTTATACAGATACCATTCAATGGATACTTTTATTAAGTGGACTTATTTTTATTGGAATTCCACTTTCTTATAATGCTGTTGGAGGATGGTCTGCTATCAAGGAAACATTGGATCCTGAAATGTTATCCCTGACAAATATTAGCTGGCAAGATATAATTTACTGGGTAGTCACTATAATTCCAATTTGGTTTGTAGGGATGACTTTATATCAAAGAATTTATGCTAGTCATGATGTAAAAACGGCAAAAAAAGCATGGTTTATAGCAGGTGTTTTTGAATGGCCCATCATGGCTTTTATGGGTGTAGCCTTAGGGCTCTTAGCTCGAGTAGCGGCAGATCAAGGTATGTTTGCAGCTCTTGGTCCTGAAAACATTGCCCAAGCTGATCCAGAAAAAGGCTTGCCAATGATGTTAGCCACCGTATTACCTGTTGGGCTTTTAGGCTTAATGATGTCTGCTTACTTTTCAGCCATTCTTTCCACGGCTGATAGTTGCTTGATGGCTTCATCCGGAAATTTTGTATCTGATTTTATTAAAAAATTTACCAACCGATTTAATTCTGATAAAAAGGAGTTAAGGCTTTCTCAAATTGTAACTTTATTGGTAGGGGCAATTGCTCTATTACTGGCCAGTGCAATGGAGAATGTTTTAAGCTTAATGCTTTACAGTTATGCTTTTATGGTGTCCGGTTTGTTTGTACCGATTTTAGGAGGCTTGTTTTGGAAAAAGAGTAATAATAATGCCGCATTTTTGGCTATGATTGCCGGAGGATTGACAACTGCAGTGTTACAAGCCAATAAAATTACCTTCGCTACTGCAACTAAAATGGATGAATTACGAACATTTATAAGTGAAGCAAGGTCAAGTTTAGAATTTAATGGGATAGAATTAGAAAATATGACACCCGGTCAAGTGGTAGAATCAATAAATAAAATGCAGATCATTGATCTTCCATTTACTGAATTTTTATTTAAATTACCTCTTGGATTAGATCCTAACGTATTTGGTATCTTATTTTCAGCAATAATTTTTGTAACTTACTCTCTAATATATCCTAAAAACAAATAA
- the fabD gene encoding ACP S-malonyltransferase, with product MKAYVFPGQGAQYPGMGKDLYENNTEAKKLFDQANEILGFEITKIMFEGTAEELKETKVTQPAVFLHSVINALVHPDFKPEMVAGHSLGEFSALVANGTLSFEDGLKLVYKRALAMQKACEINPSTMAAVLGLEDQVVEKICAGIEEEVVVPANYNCPGQLVISGSNKGIEIACEKMKEAGAKRALPLPVGGAFHSPLMEPAREELEQAIKETQFNKPKCPVYQNVNAQGSIDVEAIKENLISQLTAPVKWTQSVHQMVQDGATIFIESGPGKVLQGLVKKINRESEVAQLS from the coding sequence ATGAAAGCTTATGTATTTCCGGGCCAAGGCGCTCAATATCCAGGAATGGGAAAAGATTTATATGAAAATAACACTGAAGCCAAAAAACTTTTTGACCAAGCCAATGAAATATTGGGTTTTGAGATTACAAAAATTATGTTTGAAGGAACAGCTGAAGAATTAAAAGAAACTAAAGTGACTCAACCTGCAGTTTTTCTACATTCTGTAATAAATGCTTTAGTTCACCCTGATTTCAAGCCCGAAATGGTAGCTGGGCATTCTTTAGGAGAATTTTCTGCTTTAGTTGCTAATGGCACTTTATCTTTTGAAGATGGCTTGAAATTAGTATATAAAAGAGCTTTAGCTATGCAAAAAGCTTGTGAAATAAACCCTTCTACCATGGCCGCAGTATTAGGCTTAGAAGATCAAGTGGTTGAGAAAATATGTGCTGGAATTGAGGAAGAAGTTGTAGTGCCTGCCAATTATAATTGCCCTGGTCAATTAGTGATCTCAGGTTCAAACAAAGGAATTGAAATTGCATGTGAAAAAATGAAGGAAGCTGGAGCAAAAAGAGCTCTTCCATTGCCCGTTGGTGGAGCATTTCATTCTCCATTAATGGAGCCAGCAAGAGAAGAATTGGAACAAGCTATCAAAGAAACCCAATTTAATAAGCCTAAGTGCCCAGTATATCAAAATGTAAATGCACAGGGTTCAATAGATGTTGAGGCAATCAAAGAAAATTTAATCTCTCAGTTAACAGCACCCGTAAAATGGACACAATCCGTTCATCAAATGGTGCAGGATGGTGCTACTATTTTTATTGAAAGTGGTCCAGGAAAAGTATTACAAGGACTAGTTAAAAAGATTAATAGAGAATCCGAAGTAGCACAATTATCGTAA
- a CDS encoding GNAT family N-acetyltransferase encodes MEYQTLTSIDSATTLQKNEIADFLHTHLDEFGDAKDDIMKCLDYSLSSFGHQGGFVVLARESGSIKGAVVVNQTGMSGYIPENILVYIAVHADQRGKGVGKELMKKAINTAKGDIALHVEPENPAKFLYEKLGFTNKYLEMRLKK; translated from the coding sequence ATGGAATATCAAACACTAACTTCAATAGACTCAGCAACTACATTACAAAAAAATGAGATTGCAGATTTTCTTCATACCCACCTCGATGAATTTGGTGATGCTAAAGATGATATCATGAAATGTTTGGATTATTCACTCAGTTCATTTGGTCATCAAGGAGGATTTGTAGTTTTAGCACGGGAAAGTGGAAGTATAAAAGGAGCTGTAGTTGTTAATCAAACAGGTATGTCGGGTTATATCCCAGAAAACATATTAGTGTATATTGCTGTTCATGCTGACCAGAGGGGAAAAGGTGTTGGGAAAGAATTAATGAAAAAAGCAATTAATACAGCTAAAGGTGACATAGCTCTTCATGTGGAACCGGAAAACCCTGCTAAGTTCTTATACGAGAAATTAGGCTTCACCAATAAATATTTGGAGATGAGGTTAAAAAAATAA
- a CDS encoding succinate dehydrogenase/fumarate reductase iron-sulfur subunit — MKFNLKIWRQKNNQDKGAFKTYELDGVSSDMSFLEMIDVLNEQLIDKDEDPVHFDHDCREGICGMCSMYINGEPHGPLRGVTTCQLHMRSFQDGETITIEPWRASAFPVVKDLAVDRSAFDRVIQAGGYVSVNTGGTPDANEIPIPKSVADEAFDSATCIGCGACVAACKNASAMLFVSAKISQLSMLPQGKVEGAERAQKMVAQMDEEGFGACTNTGACSAECPKGIDLSNIARMNREYLGAKIGSQD; from the coding sequence ATGAAATTCAATTTGAAAATCTGGAGACAGAAAAATAATCAAGATAAAGGAGCATTTAAAACATATGAATTGGATGGTGTGTCATCAGATATGTCATTCTTAGAAATGATTGATGTTTTAAATGAACAATTAATCGATAAAGATGAAGATCCAGTGCATTTCGATCACGATTGTCGCGAAGGAATCTGTGGAATGTGTAGTATGTATATAAATGGTGAACCTCACGGTCCATTAAGAGGCGTAACCACTTGTCAGTTGCACATGAGAAGTTTCCAAGATGGAGAAACCATTACGATAGAGCCTTGGAGAGCTAGTGCTTTTCCTGTGGTAAAAGATTTGGCTGTAGACAGAAGTGCATTTGACAGAGTGATTCAAGCGGGTGGTTATGTTAGTGTAAATACTGGTGGAACACCCGATGCTAATGAAATTCCAATTCCTAAATCTGTAGCAGATGAAGCATTTGATTCAGCTACTTGTATTGGATGTGGAGCTTGTGTTGCAGCATGTAAAAATGCTTCAGCTATGTTATTTGTGAGTGCTAAAATCTCACAATTATCTATGCTACCACAAGGAAAAGTAGAAGGTGCAGAAAGAGCGCAAAAAATGGTTGCACAAATGGATGAAGAAGGATTTGGAGCTTGTACAAACACTGGTGCATGTTCGGCTGAATGTCCAAAAGGCATTGATTTGTCTAATATTGCAAGAATGAATAGAGAATACCTTGGTGCTAAAATAGGTTCTCAAGATTAA
- a CDS encoding thiol-disulfide oxidoreductase DCC family protein, protein MEHQKPIIFFDGVCNLCNGAINFIIDRDKKGHFKFAPLQSNVAKNYVSQQIINNTDSIILWKADQLYSKSTAALKIARHLDGAWKGLYVLIIIPKFIRDFVYDIIAKKRYKWFGKRDSCRMPTKDIKNRFLEMD, encoded by the coding sequence TTGGAGCATCAAAAACCGATCATATTTTTCGATGGGGTCTGTAATTTATGCAATGGAGCTATAAATTTTATTATAGACAGAGACAAAAAAGGTCATTTCAAATTTGCTCCCTTGCAATCAAATGTAGCTAAAAACTATGTCTCTCAGCAAATCATTAATAATACCGATAGTATCATTCTCTGGAAAGCTGACCAATTATATTCAAAAAGTACTGCTGCCTTAAAAATTGCCCGACATTTAGATGGCGCTTGGAAGGGTTTATATGTTTTAATTATCATACCAAAATTCATAAGAGATTTTGTTTACGATATTATTGCTAAAAAACGATATAAATGGTTTGGCAAAAGAGACAGTTGCAGAATGCCAACAAAAGATATCAAAAATAGATTCTTAGAAATGGATTAA